The following are from one region of the Candidatus Rokuibacteriota bacterium genome:
- the cdaA gene encoding diadenylate cyclase CdaA, which yields MWPALQAFRVRDAIDIFLVALVLYRVFVMFKETRAVQMLLGLAALMAASFLAHRFELYGTSWILDNFWSFWVLALIVLFQPELRRALAQVGQNPFFRVVTRAGREQQSHLLDEVVKAAQSLAGKRIGGLVVLERATGLRNYVELGVPLDALVSADLLESLFLPYSPLHDGAVFIRGGRIAAAGGFLPLSRNAQLGRAMGTRHRAALGLSEETDAVVLVVSEESGRISLAVEGRMESPLDSDALRRRLAAFFSLDAPPLPADQPWWEPARGWLRK from the coding sequence ATGTGGCCGGCGCTGCAGGCCTTCCGGGTGCGGGACGCGATCGACATCTTCCTGGTCGCGCTCGTCCTTTACCGTGTCTTCGTCATGTTCAAGGAGACGCGGGCCGTCCAGATGCTGCTCGGGCTCGCCGCCCTCATGGCCGCCTCGTTCCTCGCCCACCGGTTCGAGCTGTACGGCACCAGCTGGATCCTCGACAACTTCTGGTCCTTCTGGGTGCTCGCCCTCATCGTGCTCTTCCAGCCCGAGCTGCGCCGCGCGCTGGCGCAGGTCGGCCAGAACCCGTTCTTCCGCGTGGTGACGCGAGCGGGACGGGAGCAGCAGAGCCACCTGCTCGACGAGGTGGTCAAGGCCGCCCAGTCCCTGGCCGGCAAGCGCATCGGCGGCCTCGTGGTCCTGGAGCGGGCGACGGGGCTGCGCAACTACGTCGAGCTCGGCGTGCCGCTCGACGCGCTCGTTTCGGCCGATCTGCTCGAGAGCCTCTTCCTTCCGTACTCGCCGCTGCACGACGGCGCCGTCTTCATCCGCGGCGGGCGCATCGCCGCGGCGGGCGGCTTCCTGCCGCTCTCCCGCAACGCGCAGCTCGGGCGCGCGATGGGCACGCGGCACCGCGCGGCGCTCGGGCTCAGCGAGGAGACCGACGCCGTCGTGCTGGTGGTCTCTGAGGAGAGCGGCCGGATCTCGCTGGCGGTCGAGGGCCGCATGGAGAGCCCTCTGGACTCCGATGCCCTCCGCCGGCGCCTGGCCGCGTTCTTCTCCCTCGACGCCCCTCCGCTGCCGGCCGACCAGCCCTGGTGGGAGCCGGCCCGCGGATGGCTCCGCAAATGA
- a CDS encoding CdaR family protein: MAILTRHWELKLLALAFSAGLWVFVMTSEKTNLVVSLPLELDSVPPGLVVTGERSESVEVQLHGLRSVLSRVSPESLRVRVSLAGAGPGDLVVSLGAEQIVVPPGVSVLRVNPAVVRVALARRR; encoded by the coding sequence ATGGCGATCCTGACGCGCCACTGGGAGCTCAAGCTCCTGGCCCTGGCCTTCTCCGCGGGGCTCTGGGTCTTCGTCATGACCTCCGAGAAGACCAATCTCGTCGTCTCCCTGCCGCTCGAGCTCGACTCGGTGCCGCCGGGGCTCGTCGTGACTGGCGAGAGGTCCGAGAGCGTCGAGGTGCAGCTGCACGGGTTGAGATCCGTGCTCTCTCGGGTGTCGCCCGAGTCCCTCCGGGTGAGGGTGAGCCTGGCCGGCGCCGGCCCCGGTGACCTCGTGGTCAGCCTGGGAGCTGAGCAGATCGTCGTGCCCCCCGGTGTGAGCGTGCTGCGCGTGAATCCTGCCGTCGTGCGCGTGGCGCTGGCCCGCAGGCGCTGA
- a CDS encoding NAD(P)H-hydrate dehydratase, with product MWPVFTATEMRALDARAIGTLGISGPRLMENAGRGAAALIAREWAPLRGKRVLVLCGKGNNGGDGFVVARHLKAKGAKVRVFLLGSRAEVKGDAAHALAQWRGRVEEIRTEAEAATIPSALDGTDLTVDALLGTGLTAPARGLVAHVIGRLNESAARAGCVVVALDLPSGLGSDGSALRGPAVRAALTATFAGYKRSLLLYPAAEHAGRVVVVPIGIPEAEVGRGITTFLLDPTSVSGFFPKRKPDAHKGTYGHLLVVAGSIGKSGAAALAGRAALRSGVGLCTVATAVSQQPIVAGFSMEVMTEALPETAAQSISFRAKDRVLELASQRDAVALGPGLSLDPESQALARALVAELDRPMVVDADALSALAGHLDLLDEAPAPRVLTPHPGEMARMLGTSIAEVQADRIETVREFCARHRVHLVLKGARSVLGGPDGRVFINHTGNPGMATGGSGDVLTGMIGAFLARRFDPLAALQAGCVLHGLAGDLAAADRGEEGLIASDIIEAIPGALNPAVR from the coding sequence ATGTGGCCGGTCTTCACGGCCACCGAGATGCGCGCCCTGGACGCCCGCGCGATCGGGACGCTCGGCATCTCCGGCCCCCGGCTCATGGAGAATGCCGGCCGCGGCGCCGCGGCGCTGATCGCCCGCGAGTGGGCGCCGCTCAGGGGGAAGCGGGTCCTCGTCCTCTGCGGCAAGGGCAACAATGGCGGCGACGGCTTCGTGGTCGCCCGGCACCTGAAGGCCAAGGGGGCGAAGGTCCGTGTCTTTCTGCTCGGCTCGCGCGCGGAGGTGAAGGGGGACGCGGCCCACGCGCTCGCCCAATGGCGAGGGCGCGTCGAGGAGATCCGCACCGAAGCGGAGGCCGCGACGATCCCGAGCGCCCTCGACGGAACCGACCTCACCGTGGATGCGCTCCTCGGCACCGGGCTCACCGCGCCGGCCCGCGGGCTTGTCGCTCACGTCATCGGACGGCTGAACGAGTCGGCGGCACGGGCAGGATGTGTCGTGGTCGCGCTCGACCTGCCCTCGGGGCTGGGCTCGGACGGCAGCGCTCTCCGCGGTCCCGCGGTGCGTGCCGCGCTTACGGCGACCTTCGCGGGCTACAAGCGCTCCCTCCTCCTCTATCCCGCCGCCGAGCATGCCGGCCGCGTGGTCGTCGTCCCCATCGGCATCCCCGAGGCGGAGGTCGGGCGCGGCATCACCACCTTCCTGCTCGACCCGACCTCGGTGAGCGGATTCTTCCCCAAGCGAAAGCCCGATGCCCACAAAGGCACGTACGGCCACCTCCTGGTCGTAGCGGGATCGATCGGCAAGAGCGGCGCCGCGGCGCTGGCGGGCCGCGCGGCGCTCAGGAGCGGTGTCGGCCTCTGCACCGTGGCGACCGCGGTGTCCCAGCAGCCTATCGTCGCCGGCTTCAGCATGGAGGTCATGACCGAGGCGCTGCCGGAGACCGCGGCCCAGTCCATCTCGTTCAGGGCCAAGGACCGGGTCCTCGAGCTCGCGTCCCAGCGCGACGCCGTGGCGCTTGGGCCCGGGCTCTCCCTGGACCCCGAGAGCCAGGCCCTCGCGCGCGCGCTCGTCGCCGAGCTCGACCGGCCCATGGTAGTCGACGCGGACGCGCTGTCGGCTTTGGCGGGCCATCTCGATCTGCTCGACGAGGCGCCGGCGCCTCGCGTCCTCACGCCGCATCCGGGCGAGATGGCGCGGATGCTCGGGACCTCGATCGCCGAGGTCCAGGCCGATCGGATCGAGACCGTGCGGGAATTCTGCGCCCGCCACCGCGTCCATCTCGTGCTCAAGGGGGCGCGCAGTGTGCTCGGTGGCCCCGACGGGCGCGTCTTCATCAACCACACGGGCAATCCCGGCATGGCCACGGGCGGCAGCGGCGACGTGCTGACGGGCATGATCGGCGCCTTCCTCGCGCGCCGCTTCGACCCGCTCGCCGCGCTCCAGGCCGGTTGCGTCCTCCACGGGCTGGCTGGGGACCTTGCCGCAGCCGATCGCGGCGAGGAAGGCCTCATCGCGTCCGACATCATCGAGGCGATTCCGGGGGCGCTCAACCCGGCCGTCCGATGA
- the ftsH gene encoding ATP-dependent zinc metalloprotease FtsH, protein MNSPFYKNLALWMVIGLIVIVLFNVFQASQPSRDKLVFSDFLKRVEQGEVREVLIRGKSVTGKLADGNTFRTFTADYPDLIKVLKDKGVKIAVEPEDSNPWYAYLLQWVPMLLFIGVWIFFMRQMQGGGAKALSFGKARARLISEKQNKITFQDVAGVEEAKEELREIIEFLKDPPKFQKLGGKIPKGVLLVGPPGTGKTLLAKAIAGEANVPFFSISGSDFVEMFVGVGASRVRDLFEQGKKHAPCIIFMDEIDAVGRHRGAGLGGGHDEREQTLNQLLVEMDGFETNEGVILIAATNRPDVLDPALLRPGRFDRHVVVARPDVKGREEILKVHTRRVPLAPNVDLTVLARGTSGFSGADLANLVNEAALLGARQDKKSVEMIDFENAKDKVLMGVERRSMIIPEAEKRTTAYHEGGHALVAYLLPGADPLHKVTIIPRGRALGLTMQLPTDDRYSYSKEFLVNQVIILLGGRSAEELVFQQQTTGAGNDLEKATEMARKMVCEWGMSDKMGPLTFGKAEEHVFLGREMSRPKDYSEETAVLIDSEIKRIVTDCASRARQLLESNLEKLHVLARALLERETLDGEEINRLLLARPFQEAPTPA, encoded by the coding sequence ATGAATTCGCCGTTCTACAAGAACCTCGCCCTCTGGATGGTGATCGGCCTCATCGTCATTGTCCTGTTCAACGTTTTTCAGGCGAGCCAGCCCTCGCGCGACAAGCTTGTCTTCTCCGACTTCCTCAAGCGCGTCGAGCAGGGTGAAGTCAGGGAAGTTCTGATCCGCGGCAAGTCCGTCACCGGCAAGCTTGCCGACGGCAACACGTTCCGCACTTTCACGGCCGACTATCCCGACCTGATCAAGGTGCTCAAGGACAAGGGCGTCAAGATCGCCGTCGAGCCCGAGGACAGCAACCCCTGGTACGCCTACCTGCTCCAGTGGGTGCCCATGCTGCTCTTCATAGGGGTCTGGATCTTCTTCATGCGGCAGATGCAGGGCGGCGGCGCCAAGGCGCTGTCCTTCGGCAAGGCGCGCGCGCGGCTCATCTCGGAGAAGCAGAACAAGATCACCTTCCAGGACGTGGCGGGTGTGGAAGAGGCCAAGGAAGAGCTGCGCGAGATCATCGAGTTCCTCAAGGATCCGCCCAAGTTCCAGAAGCTCGGCGGCAAGATCCCGAAGGGCGTGCTGCTGGTCGGCCCTCCCGGCACGGGCAAGACCCTTCTCGCGAAGGCGATCGCGGGTGAAGCCAACGTCCCGTTCTTCTCGATCTCGGGGTCCGATTTCGTAGAGATGTTCGTCGGTGTCGGCGCCTCCCGCGTGCGCGACCTCTTCGAACAAGGCAAGAAGCACGCGCCCTGCATCATCTTCATGGACGAGATCGACGCCGTGGGCCGTCACCGTGGCGCGGGTCTGGGCGGCGGCCACGACGAGCGGGAGCAGACGCTGAACCAGCTCCTGGTCGAGATGGATGGCTTCGAGACCAACGAGGGCGTGATCCTGATCGCCGCGACCAACCGCCCGGATGTCCTCGACCCCGCGCTGCTCCGTCCCGGCCGCTTCGACCGCCATGTGGTGGTGGCGCGGCCCGACGTCAAGGGCAGGGAGGAGATCCTCAAGGTCCACACGCGCCGCGTCCCGCTCGCGCCGAACGTGGACCTGACCGTCCTCGCGCGTGGCACGTCGGGCTTCTCGGGTGCCGACCTGGCAAACCTCGTCAACGAGGCGGCGCTGCTGGGGGCGCGGCAGGACAAGAAGTCCGTCGAGATGATCGACTTCGAGAACGCCAAGGACAAGGTGCTGATGGGCGTGGAGCGGCGCTCCATGATCATCCCAGAGGCCGAGAAGCGGACCACCGCCTATCACGAGGGCGGCCACGCCCTCGTGGCCTACCTCCTGCCGGGTGCCGACCCGCTGCACAAAGTGACGATCATCCCGCGCGGGCGGGCGCTCGGCCTCACGATGCAGCTGCCGACCGACGACCGCTACAGCTACTCCAAGGAGTTCCTGGTCAACCAGGTCATTATCCTCCTGGGCGGGCGCTCCGCCGAGGAGCTGGTGTTCCAGCAGCAGACCACCGGCGCCGGCAATGATCTCGAGAAGGCGACCGAGATGGCGCGCAAGATGGTCTGCGAATGGGGCATGTCCGACAAGATGGGGCCCCTCACCTTCGGCAAGGCCGAGGAGCACGTCTTTCTGGGCCGCGAGATGTCGCGCCCGAAGGACTACAGCGAGGAGACGGCCGTCCTCATCGACTCGGAGATCAAGCGCATCGTGACGGACTGCGCGTCGCGCGCGCGGCAGCTCCTCGAGTCGAACCTCGAAAAGCTCCACGTGCTGGCGCGCGCGCTCCTCGAGCGCGAGACCCTCGACGGCGAGGAGATCAACCGGCTGCTGCTCGCCCGGCCGTTCCAGGAAGCCCCGACGCCCGCCTGA
- the argS gene encoding arginine--tRNA ligase, translating to MHDTITDHLATALREALTGAGLPVPDDVVWEVPREETHGDYATNVAMTLARSAKKAPRQIAEAIASHFPKSGIVDRLEIAGPGFLNVFLAPDWCAESLKGILAAGDTYGTSAAGRDTRFLLEFVSANPTGPLVIVNARAAAVGDALARILRSQGHGVLRQFYVNDAGNQFEALARSVDVRLRQSLGESAELPENSYPGEYLVDLVKDWMATDAEGMRAMVKTPEAERVELLGRKAVAAMVARQRQVLEAYGTKFDSWTHEQDDVRRAKLPDKAIAALAAAGHTFEEDGALWFRSTAFGDDKDRVLRKSDGELTYFAVDIGFHHFLKFKEPRAGVVIDFLGPDHHGHVARMKAAMQALGHAPESFEVLIVQLVTLLRDGQPVRMSKRRGEFVLMEELIEEVGTDAARFTFLTRRHDSPLDFDLAVATRQSADNPVFYVQYAHARVASLFRMAAEQKVPLPPWDQVDFRLLRLPEEQSLIKRLLQYPNLVAGAARSREPHRVAYYLSELAGLFHPYYKAHRVIIEDRALTLARLGLAAAVGQVVRNGLGLLGVSAPEAM from the coding sequence ATGCATGACACCATCACCGACCACTTGGCGACAGCGTTGAGAGAAGCGCTCACCGGCGCGGGCCTGCCCGTTCCGGACGACGTTGTATGGGAGGTGCCCAGAGAGGAAACCCACGGCGACTACGCCACCAACGTCGCCATGACGCTGGCGCGCTCCGCGAAGAAGGCGCCGCGACAGATCGCGGAAGCCATCGCGAGCCACTTTCCCAAGAGCGGGATCGTGGACCGGCTCGAGATCGCGGGGCCGGGCTTTTTGAATGTCTTCCTCGCGCCCGACTGGTGCGCCGAGTCGCTTAAGGGCATTCTCGCGGCCGGTGACACCTACGGCACGAGCGCGGCGGGCCGGGACACGCGCTTCCTCCTCGAGTTCGTGTCGGCCAATCCGACGGGCCCCCTCGTCATCGTCAACGCCCGGGCCGCGGCGGTGGGCGATGCGCTCGCGCGCATCCTCCGCTCGCAGGGCCATGGCGTCCTACGCCAGTTCTACGTCAACGACGCCGGCAACCAGTTCGAAGCGCTTGCTCGCTCGGTGGACGTGCGGCTACGCCAGTCCCTGGGCGAGTCGGCCGAGCTGCCGGAGAACTCGTATCCGGGCGAGTACCTTGTGGACCTTGTCAAGGACTGGATGGCGACGGACGCCGAGGGCATGCGCGCCATGGTAAAGACGCCGGAGGCCGAGCGCGTGGAGCTGCTCGGACGCAAGGCCGTCGCGGCCATGGTGGCGCGACAGCGCCAAGTCCTCGAAGCCTACGGGACGAAGTTCGACAGCTGGACGCATGAGCAGGATGACGTGCGGCGCGCGAAGCTGCCGGACAAGGCCATCGCGGCGCTCGCGGCGGCCGGCCACACCTTCGAGGAGGACGGGGCCCTCTGGTTCCGCTCGACGGCCTTCGGCGACGACAAGGACCGCGTGCTGCGGAAGTCGGACGGCGAGCTGACGTACTTCGCCGTGGACATCGGCTTTCATCACTTCCTGAAGTTCAAGGAGCCTCGCGCCGGGGTCGTCATCGACTTTCTGGGACCCGACCACCACGGCCACGTCGCCCGGATGAAGGCGGCCATGCAGGCCCTCGGGCACGCTCCCGAGAGCTTCGAGGTGCTGATCGTCCAGCTCGTGACCCTGCTCCGCGACGGCCAGCCCGTGCGCATGTCGAAGCGGCGCGGCGAGTTCGTGTTGATGGAGGAGCTGATCGAAGAGGTCGGCACGGACGCCGCGCGCTTCACCTTCCTCACGCGCCGGCACGACAGCCCGCTCGACTTCGACCTGGCCGTGGCGACGCGGCAGTCCGCCGACAACCCGGTCTTCTACGTCCAGTACGCGCATGCGCGTGTCGCGAGCCTGTTCCGGATGGCCGCGGAGCAGAAGGTTCCGCTGCCGCCGTGGGACCAGGTGGATTTCCGGCTGCTCAGGCTCCCCGAGGAGCAGAGCCTGATCAAACGGCTGCTCCAGTACCCGAATCTCGTGGCCGGCGCCGCGCGCTCCCGCGAGCCTCACCGCGTCGCCTACTATCTCAGCGAACTGGCCGGGCTCTTCCACCCGTACTACAAGGCGCATCGTGTGATCATCGAGGACCGGGCGCTCACCCTGGCGAGGCTCGGCCTCGCAGCGGCCGTGGGGCAGGTGGTGCGCAACGGCCTCGGCCTTTTGGGCGTCTCGGCTCCGGAGGCCATGTAG
- the glmM gene encoding phosphoglucosamine mutase, with the protein MGRLFGTDGIRGVANEEPLTTELAFRLGRQLVATLLEHHGVAKVRLVVGRDTRLSGPMLEGALVSGALSAGADVFEVSVLPTPGIAYLTRSLEAHGGVVLSASHNAFQDNGIKIFSSEGAKFPDSWEDEIEARLGGPDVAPKPTGASVGRLVRYDRAEAEYIAHARQTFPFDLANVTLALDCAHGATSRVAPRLFRALGAKVSVLAAKPDGLNINRKSGALHPERLQRRVRAAGADLGLAFDGDGDRLIAVDETGEIRDGDYALAICGRHLAASGRLKTGTVVTTVMANLGLDKALAEAGIRTVKTQVGDRYVLEEMVKTGANLGGEQSGHLLFLDHTPTGDGIVSALQLLAVMRETGQPLSALASCMTKFPQVLVNVRVREKPPLESIPGLADRHAARERELGAAGRILLRYSGTENLARVMIEGEDRARIESIASELSTIIKKAVGA; encoded by the coding sequence ATGGGCCGCCTCTTCGGCACCGACGGCATCCGCGGCGTCGCCAACGAGGAGCCGCTGACGACAGAGCTGGCCTTCCGCCTCGGGCGCCAGCTCGTGGCGACGCTTCTCGAGCATCACGGTGTGGCGAAGGTCCGCCTCGTCGTGGGGCGAGACACGCGGCTGTCTGGGCCCATGCTCGAGGGAGCGCTCGTCTCGGGGGCGCTGTCGGCGGGGGCGGATGTCTTCGAGGTGAGCGTGCTGCCGACGCCCGGCATCGCGTATCTCACGCGAAGCCTCGAGGCCCACGGCGGCGTGGTGCTCTCGGCGTCCCACAACGCCTTCCAGGACAACGGCATCAAGATCTTCTCTTCCGAGGGCGCCAAGTTTCCCGACAGCTGGGAGGATGAGATCGAGGCGCGCCTGGGCGGCCCGGACGTCGCCCCAAAGCCCACGGGCGCCTCGGTCGGACGCCTGGTCCGCTACGATCGGGCCGAGGCCGAGTACATTGCTCACGCGCGCCAGACCTTCCCCTTCGACCTGGCCAACGTCACGCTGGCTCTCGATTGTGCCCACGGCGCCACCAGCCGCGTCGCCCCGCGGCTCTTCCGCGCCCTCGGCGCCAAGGTCTCTGTCCTGGCCGCGAAGCCCGACGGCCTCAACATCAACCGAAAGTCGGGTGCGCTGCACCCCGAGCGGCTCCAGCGCCGAGTGCGGGCCGCGGGCGCGGACCTGGGGCTGGCGTTCGACGGCGACGGCGACAGGCTGATCGCCGTGGACGAGACGGGGGAGATCCGCGACGGCGACTACGCCCTCGCCATCTGCGGCCGGCACCTGGCGGCGAGTGGCCGGCTCAAGACCGGCACCGTGGTGACCACGGTCATGGCCAACTTGGGTCTCGACAAGGCGCTGGCCGAGGCGGGCATCCGGACGGTGAAGACGCAGGTGGGCGACCGCTACGTCCTCGAGGAGATGGTCAAGACCGGCGCCAACCTGGGAGGCGAGCAGTCCGGGCACCTCCTGTTCCTCGACCACACGCCCACGGGCGATGGCATCGTCTCGGCGCTCCAGCTCCTGGCCGTGATGCGCGAGACGGGGCAGCCGCTCTCGGCGCTGGCATCCTGCATGACCAAGTTTCCGCAGGTGCTGGTCAATGTCCGGGTGCGCGAGAAGCCTCCGCTCGAATCCATCCCGGGCCTCGCCGATCGCCACGCGGCCCGCGAGCGCGAGCTGGGCGCGGCGGGGCGCATCCTTCTCCGCTACTCGGGCACGGAAAACCTGGCTCGCGTCATGATCGAGGGCGAGGACAGGGCGCGCATCGAGAGCATCGCCTCGGAGCTGTCGACCATCATCAAAAAGGCGGTCGGAGCATGA
- the acpS gene encoding holo-ACP synthase, whose protein sequence is MTDVKGIGVDLAQIPRFRRVVERWSDRFLRRVFTEAEIAYCRRRRDPIPHLAARFAAKEATLKALGTGLRMGVNWRELEVRRERGQAPTMVLTGRSEAIARAKGASRVLLSLTHDGDYAMAQAMLVGDLPDAGAGHST, encoded by the coding sequence ATGACGGACGTCAAGGGGATCGGTGTCGACCTGGCGCAGATCCCGCGCTTCCGCCGCGTCGTCGAGCGCTGGAGCGATCGCTTCCTTCGGCGCGTCTTCACCGAGGCGGAGATCGCCTACTGTCGCAGGCGCCGCGACCCCATTCCCCACCTGGCAGCGCGGTTTGCGGCGAAGGAGGCGACGCTCAAGGCGCTCGGCACCGGCCTGCGCATGGGTGTCAACTGGCGCGAGCTGGAGGTCCGCCGCGAGCGCGGCCAGGCGCCGACCATGGTGCTGACGGGGCGCTCGGAGGCCATCGCGCGCGCCAAGGGCGCCTCGCGCGTGCTGCTCTCGCTTACCCACGACGGTGACTACGCCATGGCCCAAGCCATGCTCGTGGGAGACCTGCCGGATGCCGGGGCGGGCCACAGCACCTAG
- the folP gene encoding dihydropteroate synthase translates to MTTPIRAALAGVHLGDGVSVAVMGALNVSPGSFYAGSVVTGGDDLLRAAERMAREGAALLDVGAMSTAPYLSGSISASEEAERLGWAVGILASKLDVPVSADTSRAEPARAALEAGAAIINDVRGLTADPALAPLVARAGAGVILMASERGGAEGLGPVDAVMDLLEESLRIATQAGIPEERIVVDPGIGFFRRRGLAWHEWDCEILAGLGRLRDLGRPICIGVSRKSFVGEIAGEADPGRRLPGSLAAAAAAVLGGAHLIRAHDVADTVQAVRVAEAIRRSRGDA, encoded by the coding sequence GTGACCACCCCCATCCGAGCGGCTCTGGCAGGGGTGCATCTCGGCGACGGCGTCTCCGTGGCCGTGATGGGCGCGCTCAACGTCAGCCCCGGCTCCTTCTACGCGGGCTCGGTGGTCACGGGGGGCGACGACCTCTTGCGTGCTGCCGAGCGCATGGCGCGCGAAGGCGCGGCTCTCCTCGACGTGGGGGCCATGTCCACGGCCCCCTACCTGTCGGGCTCCATCTCCGCCTCCGAGGAGGCCGAGCGCCTCGGTTGGGCGGTGGGGATCCTGGCCTCGAAGCTCGACGTGCCCGTCTCGGCGGACACGAGCCGCGCGGAGCCGGCGCGGGCCGCTCTCGAGGCAGGGGCCGCGATCATCAACGATGTCCGCGGTCTCACTGCCGATCCCGCTCTCGCCCCCCTGGTCGCCAGGGCGGGGGCGGGCGTCATCCTCATGGCGTCGGAGCGGGGCGGCGCCGAGGGGCTGGGCCCTGTAGACGCCGTCATGGACCTTCTTGAGGAGAGCCTGCGCATCGCCACCCAGGCGGGTATCCCCGAAGAACGCATCGTGGTGGATCCCGGCATCGGCTTCTTCAGGCGGCGCGGTCTCGCCTGGCACGAGTGGGACTGCGAGATCCTGGCCGGCCTCGGGCGGCTGCGCGACCTCGGTCGGCCGATCTGCATCGGCGTCTCGCGCAAGTCCTTCGTGGGAGAGATTGCCGGCGAGGCCGATCCCGGCCGGCGCCTCCCCGGCTCGCTGGCCGCCGCGGCGGCGGCGGTGCTGGGCGGCGCCCACCTGATCCGCGCCCACGACGTTGCAGATACCGTCCAGGCCGTGCGCGTGGCCGAAGCCATACGCCGCTCCCGCGGGGACGCCTGA
- the hpt gene encoding hypoxanthine phosphoribosyltransferase produces MPQGPGRVLISREEIAVRVCELGHAIAREHAGHVPLLVGVLKGAAVFMADLIRAIPAPVAMDFMGVASYYGPGTRSSGAVRLTADLSVSIEGRDVVIVEDVVDSGRTLDYLRRNLETRHPRSLRVCALLDKVECRQVDVSLDYVGFAIPDRFVLGYGFDLGGLYRGLPDIHVLEDHLARPG; encoded by the coding sequence ATGCCCCAGGGCCCCGGCCGGGTGCTCATCTCCCGCGAGGAGATCGCCGTCCGGGTTTGCGAGCTCGGCCATGCCATCGCCCGCGAGCACGCCGGGCACGTCCCGCTGCTGGTGGGGGTGCTCAAGGGCGCGGCAGTGTTCATGGCTGACCTCATCCGCGCCATCCCCGCGCCCGTTGCCATGGACTTCATGGGCGTAGCCTCGTACTACGGCCCCGGCACGCGCTCGTCCGGCGCCGTGCGCCTGACGGCGGACCTGTCGGTGTCCATCGAGGGGCGGGATGTCGTCATCGTGGAGGATGTCGTGGACAGCGGCCGGACGCTCGACTATCTGCGGCGCAACCTGGAGACGCGGCACCCACGCAGCCTCCGGGTCTGCGCCCTGCTCGACAAGGTCGAATGCCGCCAGGTCGACGTGTCGCTCGACTACGTGGGGTTCGCCATCCCGGACAGGTTCGTGCTCGGCTACGGCTTCGACCTGGGTGGCCTCTACCGCGGCCTGCCGGACATTCATGTCCTGGAGGACCACTTGGCACGTCCTGGATGA
- a CDS encoding SPOR domain-containing protein: MKSGPGSLQWIALLTAGAVIMGLTFTLGVLVGRQWSRPAAAASADSGARKTVPPGKRGGLSAADVEPPPQVDQKLTFYQTLTAPLGRSSADASQHPEAKAQPAPEPVRAEPSPPPYPYTSRGETLVEKPAAPEAEAAPVRAQADAAGLWSGLWSVQVAAFKTQGQAASLHKLLREAGFDAYIAPAVASEGQTNYRVRVGTFKSKAEAQRMVERVRGERSLAAFITPR; the protein is encoded by the coding sequence GTGAAGAGCGGGCCCGGTTCACTCCAGTGGATCGCCCTCCTCACGGCGGGCGCCGTCATCATGGGGCTGACGTTCACGCTGGGCGTGCTCGTGGGACGCCAGTGGAGCCGTCCTGCCGCCGCGGCCAGCGCTGACAGCGGCGCAAGGAAGACCGTGCCGCCCGGCAAGCGGGGCGGCCTGTCGGCCGCCGACGTCGAGCCGCCGCCCCAGGTCGACCAGAAGCTCACCTTCTACCAGACGCTCACCGCGCCGCTGGGCCGCAGCTCCGCCGACGCCTCGCAGCACCCCGAGGCCAAGGCGCAGCCCGCTCCTGAGCCCGTGCGTGCCGAGCCGTCACCGCCGCCCTATCCGTACACGAGTCGCGGGGAGACCCTCGTCGAGAAGCCCGCGGCGCCGGAGGCCGAGGCGGCGCCCGTGCGGGCGCAGGCGGACGCGGCTGGCCTCTGGTCCGGCCTCTGGTCAGTGCAGGTCGCGGCCTTCAAGACGCAAGGGCAGGCGGCCTCGCTCCACAAGCTGCTCAGGGAGGCGGGTTTCGACGCCTACATCGCGCCCGCCGTCGCGAGCGAAGGCCAGACGAATTACCGCGTCCGTGTCGGCACCTTCAAGAGCAAGGCCGAGGCCCAGCGTATGGTCGAGCGGGTGCGCGGCGAGCGTTCCCTGGCCGCTTTCATCACTCCCAGGTAG
- the tsaE gene encoding tRNA (adenosine(37)-N6)-threonylcarbamoyltransferase complex ATPase subunit type 1 TsaE — protein MKVVSRSAQETQALGARLGRRLGRGDVVGCIGPLGAGKTCFLQGLARGLGVMTDVTSPTFVLVNQYRGRLTLYHVDAYRTGSLTELVDLGLEEMLHGEGVTVVEWADKLLPLLPPRTVTVTIAGLGDEPRQIELVGPAEVLAGV, from the coding sequence ATGAAGGTCGTCTCACGAAGCGCCCAGGAGACGCAGGCCCTTGGTGCCCGGCTTGGGCGGAGGCTCGGCAGGGGCGACGTCGTAGGCTGCATCGGCCCGCTCGGGGCGGGGAAGACCTGCTTCCTCCAGGGCCTCGCGCGCGGCCTGGGCGTCATGACGGATGTCACGAGCCCGACCTTCGTCCTGGTCAACCAGTACCGGGGCAGGCTGACGCTCTATCACGTTGACGCGTACCGCACCGGAAGCCTGACCGAGCTCGTGGACTTGGGCCTCGAGGAGATGCTCCACGGGGAGGGCGTCACGGTCGTCGAGTGGGCCGACAAGCTCTTGCCTCTCCTGCCGCCCCGTACCGTCACCGTGACGATCGCGGGATTGGGCGACGAGCCCCGCCAGATCGAGCTCGTCGGGCCCGCGGAGGTCCTGGCGGGCGTCTGA